The following nucleotide sequence is from Pedobacter sp. PACM 27299.
TAATGCATTTATCAATTGAACGGCTCAAAAAATACTACGAAAAAATTGATTCCATAAAAAAAGGAAAGCCCGAGCAGCAGATCTACCGCTTCAGCAATCATCCACTTTTAGAAAGCTGTCTGGCTTCACTGATACCCTATTTTGATGTAGAAAGTGAATTTCCAGAAAGCCTAGCCACACTTAAAATCGAAGAGGCGATTCACATTCTGAGGTTGATTGATCCTGGTGTGGATAGCGTATTGGCCAACTTTGATGTTCCGGGAAAAATTGATCTGGTTGATTTTATGCAACGCAATTTTATGTTTAATATGTCCTTGAAAAAATTGGGTTACCTAACCGGTCGTAGCTTATCAACTTTTAACAGAGATTTCAAGAAATTGTTCGACACCTCTCCGCAAAAATGGCTAACCGAGAAAAGACTGGAACTAGCCTATTATCACCTTGCAGAGAAAAAGAAAAAACCGATCGAGGTTTACCTAGAAGTCGGTTTTGAAGACCTATCTCATTTTTCCTTTATTTTTAAAAAGAAATACGGAATTTCACCAAATCAAATCACATAAATTCAGTATATCTAACATCTAAGGTGGATAAATGTTAAACAAAAAAAGCAGTCTTTTCAGACTGCTTTCAAAACTGGGGTGGAATATGGGGCTCGAACCCACGACCCTCGGTACCACAAACCGATGCTCTAACCAACTGAGCTAAAACCACCATGTTTTTTCAACGTCACAAAAGTACGATTAATATTATTTAATGCAAATATTTTTGAAGTTTAACACGACCTTTTCTTTTAACCAATTCAATTTCAGCATATTTAATTTTCATATTAATATTTATTAGGAATCATAAATTGCATTTAAAGCTTAAAAACATAGATTTGTCCAGATATGATTGAGATTTTTACAGATGGTGCAGCAAGTGGAAACCCCGGACCAGGCGGTTATGGAGTGATTTTGCGCTCAGGAAAGCATTATAAGGAATTGAGTGGCGGCTTTCGCATGACTACTAATAACCGGATGGAATTATTGGCCGTGATTGAAGGTTTAGAGGCTATTAAAACTCCCGGACAGCAAGTAACCGTAGTCTCCGATTCCAAATATGTGGTAGATTCTGTAGAAAAGAAATGGGTATTTGGTTGGGTGAAGATAGGCTTCAAGGGCAAGAAGAATAAAGACCTCTGGAAGCGCTTCCTGGATGTCTATAAATTACATGATGTGAAATTCGTATGGATCAAAGGCCACAACGCCCATCCTGAGAATGAGCGTTGTGATCAATTGGCCGTGGCAGCAGGAAAAAACAAAGCTGCATTGGCTATAGATGTAGAGTTTGAAAAAGAGAGAAATAAAGAAACGTTATTGTAACGTTCCTTTATTTTTTATTAACCTACCTGTTTTAATTTTTGTGTAGCTGTGGCATTGACGTTCTTCTCCGCAGAAAATTCAGCCATCATTCCTTCTGCCATATTGACCATTTCTTTTGAGCCAATAAAAATAGAGCTGCGTTGATGTAATTCAGTAGGCTCGATATCGAGGATTCTGTTAAAGCCATCAGAAGCAACGCCGCCAGCTTGTTCTACAATGAAAGCCATCGGATTGCATTCATATAATAACCTTAATTTTCCATTTGGTGAGCTTGCAGTAGTAGGGTAGATGTAGATCCCGCCTTTAATCAGGTTTCTATGGATGTCACCAACCATAGAACCGATATATCTGGAGGTATAAGGCCTATTGGTTTCCTCATCATGAACCTGTACATATTTCAAGTATTTCTTTACACCTTCAGGGAAGTGCACATAGTTTCCTTCATTTAAAGAATAGATGTTTCCGCCATCAGGAATGGTCATGTTAGGATGGGATAAGCAGAATTCACCAATTGAAGGGTCAAGTGTGAAACCGTTTACGCCTTTTCCTGTGGTGTATACCAGCATGGTAGAAGAGCCATAAATTACATACCCTGCAGCTACTTGCTGTGTACCTTTTTGTAATACGTCTGCCAGGGTTGCTTCTCCTTCAACTGATTTCCGGCGGTAAATGGAGAAAATTGTTCCGACAGCCACATTACAATCAATGTTTGATGAGCCATCTAAAGGATCAATACATACGATGTATTTTGCATTTTTAGAGACAGGCGAATCTATGCGTACAAATTCATCTTCCTCTTCAGTAGCTACAAT
It contains:
- a CDS encoding helix-turn-helix domain-containing protein, yielding MEHISKYLTRDIKLSSYEDKLFKSDLMFHDHMLVWFISGETKIIQSKSTFTFKTGDIFLIPRNELATIINYPKNGLPHKTVVMHLSIERLKKYYEKIDSIKKGKPEQQIYRFSNHPLLESCLASLIPYFDVESEFPESLATLKIEEAIHILRLIDPGVDSVLANFDVPGKIDLVDFMQRNFMFNMSLKKLGYLTGRSLSTFNRDFKKLFDTSPQKWLTEKRLELAYYHLAEKKKKPIEVYLEVGFEDLSHFSFIFKKKYGISPNQIT
- the rnhA gene encoding ribonuclease HI encodes the protein MIEIFTDGAASGNPGPGGYGVILRSGKHYKELSGGFRMTTNNRMELLAVIEGLEAIKTPGQQVTVVSDSKYVVDSVEKKWVFGWVKIGFKGKKNKDLWKRFLDVYKLHDVKFVWIKGHNAHPENERCDQLAVAAGKNKAALAIDVEFEKERNKETLL
- the fbp gene encoding class 1 fructose-bisphosphatase — protein: MSGIKTLGQFIIEKQADFSYAKGELSRLLRDIGIAAKIVNREVNKAGLVDILGDAGTVNIQGEGQKKLDVFANIQFISALTSGGECCIVATEEEDEFVRIDSPVSKNAKYIVCIDPLDGSSNIDCNVAVGTIFSIYRRKSVEGEATLADVLQKGTQQVAAGYVIYGSSTMLVYTTGKGVNGFTLDPSIGEFCLSHPNMTIPDGGNIYSLNEGNYVHFPEGVKKYLKYVQVHDEETNRPYTSRYIGSMVGDIHRNLIKGGIYIYPTTASSPNGKLRLLYECNPMAFIVEQAGGVASDGFNRILDIEPTELHQRSSIFIGSKEMVNMAEGMMAEFSAEKNVNATATQKLKQVG